Within the Stenotrophomonas maltophilia genome, the region GTTCTTCTTGTTCTTGTCCGTGGTGTAGAAGTGGCCGGTACCGGCCGAGGAAATCATACGGACCTTATCGCGCTTGCCTGCCATGATGCTTTACTCCTCAGACCTTTTCGCCGCGCGCACGCAGCTCAGCCAGAACGGAATCGATGCCGTTCTTGTCGATGGTGCGCAGTGCATGCGCGGAAACACGAAGCTTGACCCAGCGGTTCTCGCTGGCCACCCAGAAACGGCGCTCGTGCAGATTCGGCAGGAAACGACGACGGGTCTTGTTGTTGGCGTGCGAGACGTTGTTACCCGTCTGCACTCGCTTGCCGGAAACCTGGCATACGCGGGACATTGCGCACCTCGATAGTAGTTGTTGTCAGCCCGTAGCCCGGGAGACGGCGGCCTCGGTGGTTGCCCACCACACGTCAAGAGAATCAAAGGGTTACGCTGGCGTTGGGCGACCGGGGACGTGCTCCCGGGGGCGCCGCCCGGCACGAAACCGGACACAGCGAGCCGCGCATTATGCATGCAATCAAGGCCTTGCGCAAGTTACCCACAGGAGCGGCCGGGCGTGGGCTCGGCCCTGCGGGTCCATCACCCCAGCGCTTCCACCACCCAGTCGATGAATACCCGCAGGCGCTGGCTCATGTGCCGGTTCGGCGCAAACATGATGTGCATCGGCATCGACGGCAGCTGCCAGGCCTGCAGCAGCGGCAGCAGTTCACCGCGTGCCACGTGCGGCTCGGCCATGTAGCTGGGCAGGGCGACCACGCCCAGCCCGGCCAGGCCGGCGGCGAGGTAGGCATTGCCGTCATCGAAGCCGACCGTATGGCGGCCCTGCACCTGGACGGTCTCATCGCCGCGCCGCGCGGCGAAGACCCGCGCCCGCCCGCTGCGTGGGCTGAGCAGCCCGACCATGTGGTGCTGCGGTCCCTCCAGCGCGCGCGGATGCTCCGGCAGACCAAAGCGCTGCACGTAGTCCGGGCTGGCGTGGAAGCCGATCGGCAGCTCGCCCAGCGGCCGTGCCACCAGGGCCGGGTCGGCCGGGGTGCCGCCACGGATCACGCAGTCGACGTTGTCGGCGATGACGTCGACCTCGCGGTCGCTGACGCCGATGTCCAGCTGGATCTCGGGGTAGCGCGCCTGGAAGTCCGGCAGTGCCGGCACCAGCCGCAGCCGCGCATAGGGCCCGGGCACGTCGATGCGCAGGCGGCCGCGCGGCTGCACGGCGGCATCGCCCAGGCCACCCTCGACCTCTTCCAGCTCGGCCAGCAGGCGGGCAATGCGGGGGTAGTAGGCCGCACCATCGGCGGTGACGCTGACCCGCCGCGTGGTGCGGTTGAGCAGGCGCAGACGCAGGTGCGCTTCCAGCTGCTGCACCAGCTGGGTCACCGTGGTGCGACTGATCTGCAGGGTCGTCGCGGCACGGGTGAAGCTGCCGGTCTCCACCACACGGGCAAAGGCGCGCATGGCCTCGAAGCGATCCATCGGCGATCCGATTGTTTGGGTTGTGCGATCAATCTAGTCCGATCATCGCGGTATATCCAGACAACAATCGCGAGCAGGATGGCGGTTCTTCCCATCAGGCCCTTCCCATGTCACACCGCGATGTCGTTTTCCCCGTTGGCCGCCAGGCCCTGTATGACCGCAACCGCTACTCTCCGGCGATCCGGTCCAATGGCTTCCTGTTCGTCTCCGGGCAGGTCGGCAGCCGCGAGGATGGCTCGCCCGAACCGGACTTCGAGGCGCAGGTCCGTCGCGCCTTCGACAATCTCAATGCGGTGCTGGCCGCCGCAGGCTGCACGTTCGATGACGTGATCGACGTGACCGTGTTCCTGATCGATCCGGAGAACAACTTCGAGAAGGCCTGGGCGATCGTGCCCGAGTACTGGGGAGAGGCGCCCCACCCCACCCTGACCGGTATCGGCGTGACCTGGCTGTACGGCTTCCAGTTCGAGATCAAGGTGATCGCGAAACTGCCGTGAGCGGAACGCCGCCGGCCCGCACCGGCTGCCAGGGCTACTCGGATGCGAACTGCAGCGTGCGGCGCCAGCGCAACGGCTTCGCCTGGCGGGCCGGGTCGGGGCCGAACCGGCTCAACCAGCCTGCCGCAAGCGCACGCTCGCGCAGGCGCTCACCCACGCCCTCGGCATGCTCCACCTCAACGTGGGTCACATTGCCCTCCGCATCCACATCCATCGCCCAGACCAGCGTGCCCACCCACTCGGCCGGCGGAATGGACGCGTCGTAGTTCGGCCGCCCAGCCACGTACGGCTGGTCGTGCCGCAGGTACAGGGGCGACGTTTCGAGCCGGTGGTCCACGCGGATCTGTGCACTGCCACGGCGCCCATCGCCCAGCACGGCGTCGACGGTCCACATCCCCACGGCACCGGCGGTGCCCAGATCGGCCTCGTAGCATTTCTTGCGGCCACGGTAATCCTCATGGGCCGTGCGCGAGACCCGTCCACCCTTGGCATCGCGGATCTCGATCTGCAGCCCACCCACGTCGGTGTCGTCGAGATCGGCGGCCACGCAGATACGATGGTCATGCTGTCCATCGGCAATGAACAGCTGTGTCTGCGAGCGCGCCAGTGCATCGGCCGGCGTCGGCGACCACAGGAATTCCACATAGACGTCGTCGGCTGCGCGGGCGGCCGGGCTGGCCAGAAGCAGCACCAGGCCTGCGGTGGCAATGCGTGCGTTCATCTTCCTGCCTCGGTGACGGGACTCGATGCGGGGCGGGGGTGGAACAGCGCAATCACCCCCAGCTGAACGGGAGATTCCGACGAATTCCCGAAGTGGCCATTGATATTGTATCCGGCGAAAACCGCTTGCTAGCCTCCCCTCCATGCGCCGGATCGCCCGCCACCTACGCTCGTACCTGCTGATGCTGCTGATGGCGGCATTCGTGGTCGTGCCGGTGGCCGACGCGCTGGCGTGCGCGGTGGAACCGCATGCCAGCGTGGCACATGTGGAGTCGGCGGCCGATGACACCGCAGGCGACAGTGACAGCAAGCACACCGGTGCCTGCACGCATAACCACTGCCACCATTCCACCTCCAGCCTGCCGGCGAACACCTTCGCCGCCTTCGATGCGCCGCTGCCGGCGCGCTGGATGACGGCCGGCGATGCGACGGCCTACGCCGTCGCCCAGGATGAACTGACGCGTCCCCCCCGGGCGTGAGCTGAGCGCGTCCCGCTGCTGCGGGCTCCCGTTTCACTCACAACCGGAATCCCCCTATGTCGATCCTGACACCACGGTCGCCGCGTGCGGCCGGGCTGGTCGTCGCCGTGTTGCTGGGCCTGGCCCCGGCGGCATCGGTGATGGCGCAAGCTGCTCCTTCCTACGACACCCTGCTTGAACGACTGGACCAGCTGCCCGGCGCCCGTGTGGGCTCGGCGCTGGCCGAGGCTGCCGACGCCCGCGCCGACCAGGCCCGTGCGCTGCCCAATCCTTCCCTTTCCTGGTCGGCCGAGAACGCGTGGGGCACCGGCTCCTACGGCGGCATGGGCAAGGCCGACAGTGTGCTCAGCCTGTCCCAGCCGCTGGAGGTCTGGGGCCAGCGCGGCGCGCGCGTACGTGCCGCCCGTGCCGAGGCCCAGGCCGCCAATCTGCGTGGCGCGCAAAGCCGCAGTGATGTTGCCGGCCAGCTGGCCGCGGCCTACGCACAGGCAGAGAGCGCATTGCGCCGCTACACCCTGGCCGAAGAGGCGCTGGCCCTGACCCGCGACGATGCCAAGGCCGTCAATGCCATGGTCAGGCAAGGGCGTGAACCGCAACTGCGTGCGGTGCAGGCGCAGAGCGAGGTGGCCAATGCCAGCGCCGCGCTGGACGAGGCGCAGGCCTTCCGCGACGCCGCGCTGGCGCGCCTGGCCGGCGCCGCGCTGCTGGATTCGCCGGTGCAGTCGATCGACAGCAGCCTGCTCGACCGCGCACCTCCGCTGCCACGCGGCGCCACCGATGCCGCACTCGCGGTGCGTATCGCCGAAGCCGAAGCCGATGCGGCCGGCCGGCTGGTGGACGTCGAGCGCAAGCGGGCGCTGCCCGACCTGAGCCTGACCGCCGGACAGACCCGCTTCCGCGAAGGCGGCGAACGCGCTTACACGCTCGGCGTCAGCCTGACCGTGCCGTTGTTCGACCGCAACCGGGGCGGCATCCGTGCCGCCAGTGC harbors:
- a CDS encoding RidA family protein, with product MSHRDVVFPVGRQALYDRNRYSPAIRSNGFLFVSGQVGSREDGSPEPDFEAQVRRAFDNLNAVLAAAGCTFDDVIDVTVFLIDPENNFEKAWAIVPEYWGEAPHPTLTGIGVTWLYGFQFEIKVIAKLP
- the rpmG gene encoding 50S ribosomal protein L33, with translation MMAGKRDKVRMISSAGTGHFYTTDKNKKNTPGKMEFLKYDPVVRKHVLYKEGKIK
- a CDS encoding TolC family protein; amino-acid sequence: MSILTPRSPRAAGLVVAVLLGLAPAASVMAQAAPSYDTLLERLDQLPGARVGSALAEAADARADQARALPNPSLSWSAENAWGTGSYGGMGKADSVLSLSQPLEVWGQRGARVRAARAEAQAANLRGAQSRSDVAGQLAAAYAQAESALRRYTLAEEALALTRDDAKAVNAMVRQGREPQLRAVQAQSEVANASAALDEAQAFRDAALARLAGAALLDSPVQSIDSSLLDRAPPLPRGATDAALAVRIAEAEADAAGRLVDVERKRALPDLSLTAGQTRFREGGERAYTLGVSLTVPLFDRNRGGIRAASADQRAAEARLDQQRRDSEAGRLSAIAGLKAASSRTRAADESVVAAEEAYRLARVGFDAGRISQLELRSTRSALIAARGTAVDARLSRVAAEIDLARLEGRAPFMEAP
- a CDS encoding LysR family transcriptional regulator; protein product: MDRFEAMRAFARVVETGSFTRAATTLQISRTTVTQLVQQLEAHLRLRLLNRTTRRVSVTADGAAYYPRIARLLAELEEVEGGLGDAAVQPRGRLRIDVPGPYARLRLVPALPDFQARYPEIQLDIGVSDREVDVIADNVDCVIRGGTPADPALVARPLGELPIGFHASPDYVQRFGLPEHPRALEGPQHHMVGLLSPRSGRARVFAARRGDETVQVQGRHTVGFDDGNAYLAAGLAGLGVVALPSYMAEPHVARGELLPLLQAWQLPSMPMHIMFAPNRHMSQRLRVFIDWVVEALG
- the rpmB gene encoding 50S ribosomal protein L28 → MSRVCQVSGKRVQTGNNVSHANNKTRRRFLPNLHERRFWVASENRWVKLRVSAHALRTIDKNGIDSVLAELRARGEKV